A window of the Dioscorea cayenensis subsp. rotundata cultivar TDr96_F1 chromosome 14, TDr96_F1_v2_PseudoChromosome.rev07_lg8_w22 25.fasta, whole genome shotgun sequence genome harbors these coding sequences:
- the LOC120275258 gene encoding mitochondrial import receptor subunit TOM20-like: MELPESDFERLMFFELSRKNAEATYASNPLDADNLTRWGGALLELSQFQGALRGTKMVEDAISKLEEALQVNPRKHDTLWCLGNAHTSRAFYTPDSDTAKVYFTKATQCFQQALEEDPGNDVYLKSLDMSSKAPELHLELQRQLAGQQALGGGPSSNVKASKKKKDSDLKYDILGWVILGIAVFAWVGMAKSHVPPPLPPR, encoded by the exons ATGGAGCTCCCCGAGAGTGATTTCGAGCGCCTTATGTTCTTCGAGCTTTCCCGCAAGAACGCCGAGGCCACCTACGCTAGTAACCCTCTCGATGCCGAT AATCTTACAAGGTGGGGCGGGGCTTTGCTCGAACTCTCCCAGTTTCAGGGGGCGCTGAGGGGTACCAAGATGGTAGAAG ACGCTATTTCAAAATTGGAAGAAGCTCTACAAGTAAATCCAAGAAAGCATGACACGTTGTGGTGTTTGGGAAATGCCCACACTTCCCGTGCATTCTATACTCCAGATTCGGACACAGCAAAGGTATACTTTACAAAGGCTACTCAGTGTTTCCAACAAGCCTTGGAGGAG GATCCTGGAAATGATGTGTACTTGAAATCTTTGGATATGTCATCCAAG gCACCTGAACTCCACCTGGAGCTGCAAAGGCAGTTGGCCGGTCAACAAGCTTTAGGGGGAGGACCATCATCTAATGTGAAG GCttcgaagaaaaagaaagacagTGATCTCAAGTATGACATACTTGGGTGGGTGATTCTCGGCATTGCTGTTTTTGCATGGGTGGGAATGGCCAAGTCTCATGTTCCCCCACCACTACCACCACGCTGA